Genomic window (Vigna unguiculata cultivar IT97K-499-35 chromosome 10, ASM411807v1, whole genome shotgun sequence):
ACAAGAGTGGACCAAAAATCATTCCATGGCCAAAAATCAGTCCCAGTTCCACACTAAGAAAATTCCAACCAACGGTAGAAACTAAGGTTTGATGTTGTTGTAACACCCCTGGCTGTCTGCCATCGAATTCATCAGTCAATGGAGGACCGTAGAGGCCATCATTGCCTTGAAAGGAAGAAGCTGGAAATGACTGAAGTTGGGTACCTGTTGGGATCTTTCCCACCAAATGATTCGAGGAGAGGTTCAGGAATGATAGGAAAGATAAACTTGCGAGCTCTGAGGGAATATTTCCTTCGAATGAGTTATTTGATAAGTCTAGGGACTCAAGCTCCTTCAGATTTCTAATTGACGGTGAAATTTGGCCAGAAAAAGCATTGTTTGACAAGTTCAGTGCATAGAGTTCCTTAAAGTCAAATAGCTGTTTTGGTATTTCTCCTTCAAAATGGTTGGATGAGAAGTCAATCGAAGTGAAAACACTTAAAATCTTAACCAGATCCCTCTGTTGCCCTTTCATTGTAACTGTCACTgaatcataataatatattttgctCCATTTTCTCCCAAGTCTATAAAAATCATAATGGATACGTTTTACCGTGTATGCTGGTTGGTTTTCATGAGACACCGTTGCTTCCCACCTTGTGAACACGGTTTGAGGTAGCTTGCCACTGAAATTGTTAATGGCTAGATCAAGTATTTGAAGAACGGGCCATGTGGCATTGGTGTTTGGACATCCAATGTGaccatataaattattttctcgCAAGACTAAGACCAGGAGTGTGGATATGTCCTTCAGCAAGCACGGAAAAACATCCCTGATCTTGTTTTGTCCAAGGTCCAATACTTGTAATGATGTGCAATTAGAAAGGGATTTCGGAATCTTTCcatctaatttattttgatggagATCCAGAGTCATTAGAGAACAATCACTTGAAATCTTACCTGGGACAGGACCCATGACATTGTTCTTTCTAAGATTTAATACCTCAAGATTCCTACCCATTTCCAATAAACAAGAGGGAATTGTTCCAGAAATATTGTTATCGGAAAGATCAAGCAGGCAAAGAGATGAAGCATTGCAGAGGGAATCGGGGATACCGCCTCTGAAAGTATTTCTTGAGAAATCCAAATACTCCATATCCGTAGGAATAAACGGTATTTGCCCCTGAATTTCATTATCGTGAAGATCAAGAATATTCAAATTGGAAGAAAAATTACGCAAAGGTCCTTCCGAATAAGTCAACAAATTATGAGAAATATCAAGCTCCGCAAGAGGCAGTTTCCAAATCCAGTTGGGTATTATTCCATGGATGTGGTTATCTGAAAGATCTAGATAGTTTATTTCCGAGTGATTTCTCAAGAAACCAGGAAACCTATTCAAGTTGCAGGATACCAACTGTAGATCTTCTATGCTGGGAAAGTAAGATGTGTCATCATTAGTAACATTCCCCTCGACTGATAAATTGTTATATGAAAGATCTAATAGAGCTAAATTTCTGAACTCCGAAGGTTTATTTAGATGCATTGTCCCATTTAACTTGTTAGAAGAAAGTACGAGGAGAACGAGTCCACTTAGTTGGTATATGGATTTTGGAAAAGGCCCCGATATATTATTGCTACTTAAATCGAGGTTGGTTAATTTGGAAGAAGACACATTTGTGAATTCGTCTAGTTGAAAAAACCGATTATTCGAAAGCATAATTGTTTTCAGCTGTGGGAGTGTAAAAAGGGATGAAGGAATGCTTCCACTAATCGAGTTAAAACATAGGTAAATGCTAACAAGATTGTTGAGTCCTTCAAAGTAAGAAGATGGAATTGAACCACTCAAACCATTATAAGAAAGGTCTAACACCGTAAGCTTATTGGCCATATTAAATGATGGTATTTGACCTGTGAAGTTGTTATATGACAAGACCAGGAAAGTGAGTTCTGTGAGGTTTGACAATGAATTGGGAATT
Coding sequences:
- the LOC114166554 gene encoding receptor-like protein 7, yielding MRTELVSALVVMSLFWLCLSNNLFVVSGLCHDDQRSLLLQLKNNLTFTFQRSTKLKSWNLTNDCCGWIGVSCDKKGHVTALDLSRETITGGIDDSSSLFSLQHLRILNLADNNLHSVIPSAFKRMENLTYLNLSYAGFVGQIPIEISQMIRLITLDLSCFPNFGLKLQNPDLRKLVQNLTSIRQLYLDGVTISAAGHEWSSVLMSLHDLQEVRMSDCDLSGPLDPSLSRHESLSVILLEGNNLSSAVPETFADFKFLTILSLFDCQLTGTFPQKIFNIGTLLAVDVAWNHNLQGFFPDFPLGSLHTLIVSNTRFSGAFPRSFGNMRNLSHLDFSYCQFNGTIPNSLSNLTELTFLVLSYNNFTGQIPSFNMANKLTVLDLSYNGLSGSIPSSYFEGLNNLVSIYLCFNSISGSIPSSLFTLPQLKTIMLSNNRFFQLDEFTNVSSSKLTNLDLSSNNISGPFPKSIYQLSGLVLLVLSSNKLNGTMHLNKPSEFRNLALLDLSYNNLSVEGNVTNDDTSYFPSIEDLQLVSCNLNRFPGFLRNHSEINYLDLSDNHIHGIIPNWIWKLPLAELDISHNLLTYSEGPLRNFSSNLNILDLHDNEIQGQIPFIPTDMEYLDFSRNTFRGGIPDSLCNASSLCLLDLSDNNISGTIPSCLLEMGRNLEVLNLRKNNVMGPVPGKISSDCSLMTLDLHQNKLDGKIPKSLSNCTSLQVLDLGQNKIRDVFPCLLKDISTLLVLVLRENNLYGHIGCPNTNATWPVLQILDLAINNFSGKLPQTVFTRWEATVSHENQPAYTVKRIHYDFYRLGRKWSKIYYYDSVTVTMKGQQRDLVKILSVFTSIDFSSNHFEGEIPKQLFDFKELYALNLSNNAFSGQISPSIRNLKELESLDLSNNSFEGNIPSELASLSFLSFLNLSSNHLVGKIPTGTQLQSFPASSFQGNDGLYGPPLTDEFDGRQPGVLQQHQTLVSTVGWNFLSVELGLIFGHGMIFGPLLFWKQWRIWYWQLINKILCWIFSQLYLEYATKRGQTYITLRWQH